One genomic segment of Coffea arabica cultivar ET-39 chromosome 6e, Coffea Arabica ET-39 HiFi, whole genome shotgun sequence includes these proteins:
- the LOC113697050 gene encoding probable calcium-binding protein CML36, protein MKLAKIVPRKLLNKYKRSQSRSVSRSDDLLNSFSSSGTSSSSDSSSSTSSLSNSKSVKKKLRTSKGSPPTPTSVLPPTLSSEITADEWSEISGGVYEDVKEAFKMIDKDGDGKITREELEALLSRVGAEPPSAEELNMLLSEVDRDGDGCISLEEFEAIGSAFGPPSCDSEMRDAFDFFDTDHDGRITAEELYNVFRVIGDGQCTLDECQRMISGVDKNGVGFVCFEDFSRMMMQLHR, encoded by the coding sequence ATGAAACTGGCCAAGATCGTCCCGCGAAAGCTGCTGAACAAGTACAAAAGATCCCAGTCTCGATCCGTTTCGAGATCCGATGACCTGCTGAACTCCTTCAGTTCATCCGGCACCTCGTCGTCTTCCGATTCCTCCTCCTCCACTTCCTCTTTATCCAACTCGAAATCCGTCAAGAAAAAGCTCAGGACCAGCAAAGGCTCCCCCCCAACGCCGACGAGCGTACTCCCGCCGACGCTGTCGAGCGAAATCACCGCCGACGAGTGGTCGGAGATTTCGGGCGGCGTTTACGAAGACGTGAAGGAGGCGTTCAAGATGATTGACAAGGACGGGGACGGGAAAATCACTCGGGAGGAGCTCGAGGCCCTGTTGAGCCGGGTGGGAGCCGAGCCGCCCAGCGCGGAGGAGCTGAACATGTTGTTGAGTGAAGTCGATAGGGATGGAGATGGGTGTATTAGTTTGGAGGAGTTTGAAGCGATCGGCTCGGCTTTTGGGCCGCCGTCTTGCGACTCCGAGATGAGGGACGCCTTTGACTTCTTCGACACCGACCACGACGGGAGGATTACCGCCGAGGAGTTGTACAACGTTTTTAGAGTGATTGGGGACGGGCAGTGCACGTTAGATGAGTGCCAGCGCATGATAAGCGGAGTAGATAAAAATGGGGTTGGGTTCGTCTGCTTCGAGGACTTTTCCCGAATGATGATGCAGCTCCATAGATGA